Part of the Bacillus sp. THAF10 genome is shown below.
TTCCTTTTCTAAGAGCTCTTTTCCTTGTAGCTTTAATGGTAGAGTAAGATTGTCATATACATTACCAGAAATCATTGGTGCGCTTTGAAGGGCAATACCGACTAGCCTTCGCAGCTTTAGTGGTTCATACTGCTCTATTGGTTTTTCATTTATCCTTATTTCACCGGACGTAAAGGAAAGTAGTCCATTTATCAGCTTTAAAAGGGTGGTTTTCCCTGCTCCAGATGGTCCAACAAGAGTGGTAATTTCGCCAGCTGCAATCCTTCCTGAAATTCCTTTTAATATATGTACATGATCTTTCTCTGAATAAAAGTGAACATCTTTAAGTAATAAGGGCACACTCATCCCATTTCCTCCTCTCCTTACTTATACTATCGTTCCCTTTTTCTCCCTAAAATAAAAAACCGGAAAGCTCCGGTTATTTATTTTGAAAGGCAAATTGTACTTTTTCGTTTTTCCACTCAAGATTTGCGTTAAATATTTTCTCTCCCTTTTTGAAGCCTTTTATTTCTTCTGTTTTTCCTTCCGTTAACAATTTTTTAGCATTAGTGACGGAAATGGCTTTCCCAAGTATCTTTTTTGAAATGGTAAAATCACATTGGTTCTCTTTGTAATTGGAACATCCATAAAAGCTTCCTTTGTCAATCACATTTCCATCACATTTTTTACAAGGGCCTATTTTTGCCCCAAGAGAAGAGGCCCTACCCTTCCCTTTTCCTTTATGCTTATAGGTAAATTCGCTTTTATCAATACCTGTAAAATTCCATTCTTCACTAAGCTTTTTTGCATCCTCAATGAGCTTTACTGACAATTTTTTTGCTTGTTCCATAAACTCTCCAGGTGAAGCGTTACCTTGTCCAATTTCATGGAGCCTTTGCTCCCATTTAGCGGTCATCTCAGGGCTTGCAAGAATACTTGATCCTATTGACTGAATCAGTAGCTTTCCTTTATTTGTTGCAAACACTTGATTTTTCCTTACTTCGATGTAATTTCTATTCTTTAATACTCCAATAATTCCTGCGCGCGTTGCTTCGGTACCAAGTCCTTCTGTTTTATGAAGAACCTTTGTCAGTTCACCATCCTCTAAATGCTTCCCTGCAGTCTTCATTACCGTAATTAATTGACCTTCTGTATAACGCTTTGGGGGCTGAGTTTTGCCCTCTTTTACATGGATATCTTCCACAAGACCGGTTTCTCCTTTTTCTAAGCTTGGAAGATCCTGTTCCTCTTCGTCTTGTGCTTTTTCCTTTTCAACTAGTACTTTGCGCCACCCTGACTGAATTTGTTCCTTACCTTTAGAGATGAATTGAGCACGTTGATCCACTAACGTATGTATGGTCGTGTAGTCAAAAATGGCTTTTTCAAAATGAGCAGCAATCAGCCTTTTCACAATAAGCGTATAAATTTTCGCCTCTTCTTCAGGGAGTTTTGCCGGATCCTTCACTTGTTCTGTCGGGATGATGGCATAGTGATCTGTCACCTTTTTTTCATTCACGTATCGTTTATTGTTCATGATAGATTTTGTTGGTAATGGAAAAAAATCCTGGAATGAAGCATAACCACTTAATTTTTGTAATATTTCTGGAAAGCTTTCAGCCTCTTCTTTTGTCACAAAGCTAGAATCGGACCTTGGGTAGGAAATAATTCCTTTCACATAGAGCTTTTGTGCGATTTCCAGTGTCTTTTGTGGTGAGTATTTATACAGACTATTAGCTATAGCTTGGAGGGAAGAAAGGTTAAACAAAAATGGTGGATGAAATTCCTTCCGCTCCTTTTCGATGGCTGCAATCGTCGCAGGTTTTCCCTTACAGAATGCAGCAATTTTTTCTGCCATTTCTGAGGTTTCTATTCTTGACTCGTCATCCTTTTGCCATTTTCCTTGATAAGATTTGCCATCCATACGAAAGTTTGCCATAACCTCCCAAAAAGGCTTTGATTGAAAGTTTTCGATTTCCAGTTCCCTTTTCACAATTAAAGCAAGGGTAGGGGTTTGTACTCTGCCTGTGGAGAAAACATCTGAAATGCCTTTTTGCTGCAGTAGTAGTGTGTATGCTCTAGAAGCGTTCATCCCTACTAGCCAATCCGCACAGGATCTGCTTAGGGCTTCATAGTATACATTTCTTGTTTCGTGCTCTTCTAAGAGATTTTCAAAACCTTTCTGAACTGCTTTTGGTGTTAAAGAGGAAATCCAAAGGCGTTTAAGTGGTTTATTACAGTTACTTACTAGCAGAATAATACGAATAATTGCCTCTCCTTCACGCTCTGCATCACCAGCCATAACGACTTCTGTGACTTCAGGGTGATGAACCAGTTTTTTTACAATTTGAAACTGCTTCCACTTTGCCTTTGAAACTTTGTGTTGGAATTTTTCAGGAATGATTGGGAGGGTTTGAAGCGACCAGCGCTTCCAATTTTCGTCATACTCTTCCGGGGACAGGAGCTCACATAAGTGACCGACAGCCCATGTTAACAGGGCCCCTTGAGGAAACATAGGTTGAGGGGGAATCTCCACATAGCCTTCCTTCTTCTTAAAGGAAAACGGAGCAGCCAGTTTCAGGCCTTGATCTGGCTTTTCTGCAATAATAAGCTTCAATTTGTTAACGACTCCTCTCAGTGTAAAAAAATAAAAGTAGGAAAAGCTTTTGTCATTACTTTTCCTACGTTCATTATAAAAGCAAAACATGTGTTTGTATAGGTTTTAACGAATGATATTTTCCACTGGCACAATGGAGAGGATCGTTATAAGCGGAATCGCACTTTGTTTTGTTTCTCCCACGATCATATACTCGCCTGAGATAACAGCAAACAACTCCATTTGATAGATGGTCTCTAGATGAGCGAGAAGAGACTGGTACACTTGCTCTTCTGTTATTTGTTGGGGCAAAGGGCAATGTTTTATTCTTACAATTACTTCCCTACCTTGAAAATGAGTCCTCAGCACAGCTAATCCCTCCCCTTTTACGATAAATATATGTTTTTTCCCGGGGATTAGCACAGGTAAAAAGAGCCCTTCTTGACTCCTGTAGACTAAATAATGTATATTGAAAGTGTCATTTAACCGCTTTCTATAAGATAAGCCTGGTTGTGATAATACACTTTTCTGCACGTTTAGTGCGCTATTTTTAGGAGGAAAAAGTAAAATGCAAAACGGTAAAGTTAAATGGTTTAACAACGAAAAAGGTTTTGGATTTATCGAAGTGGAAGGTGGAGACGATGTATTCGTACATTTTTCTGCTATCACGGGAGAAGGTTTCAAATCTTTAGAAGAAGGTCAAGAAGTTTCTTTTGAAATTGTTGAAGGAAACCGTGGACCTCAAGCAGCCAACGTTTCAAAAATTTAATTAAAAGGATATAAAAAATATATCGCTTAAAAATTGAGTTCTCATGCTATGGGAACTCTTTTTTTGTTGGTAATTATGTATAGCTTCCTTCAATATAACCTATTCTAACAACAGAAGGAGGCGCAATAATGATAAACAATCATGAACCTAATGATGTACACACTGGATATAATGACCTGCAGCAAGTTCAAGTTTCCATTCAATCTGCTGAAAAAATGGTGGGATCAGCAACAATGAGCATGGATCCAGACACCCTCGATCATGCAAAAAGAGCCGTTTCCGATGCAAGGTCTCTTCTTCACGATGCCAAGGCAAATGGTACTGGCTTAGACACAGATTTTCTTCAAAATTGTGAGTTAACGTTAGCACAATGTGAACACCAGCTAAATGAAGCACAAAAATAACCGCCGATGAGGCGGTTTTTTGTTCATGTGGTCATCTAATTACGTTCTACAAGCTGATCTCCGAGTCTTTTTATCTCAGCTCCTACCGTACAATCATTGATGCAAAAGGCCTGAGCATGCGTTTTGCCATGATCTTTACGCAATGCTTGTTTTACCAAGCATTCTGTACAGTATGTATCGAGAATTTCACCAACTTCCATCAATATTTTTTTCCTGTTCATCATGCTACCCTTCACTCCTATTTACATTAGCATATTACTTTCAATTGGGGTTCCTTCTAACGCTTGCTTTGCCAGCTGATGGGCTTCATTATTGTCTTTTCTTGATATACTTTGATACGTTGCTCTAATTTTGAGTACTTTTAGTTTTTCTTCAATTCTGTCTAACCAACGATTAAACAGTTCATCATAACAAGGCCATTCCCCTGATAGCTGATTTAATACAACTAGAGAATCCCCCTTAAATGTTACATCCATTGCTCTAATTCCGAGGTGCTCGAGCTGATTTACTAGAAAATAGAATGCAGCGTATTCTGCTTCGTTGTTGGAAACAAGCTCTTCAAGCCTTGCATTTATTCGATACCTGTAGTCTTTTCTATTTTGATTATAATAAACCACATTTCCGATTCCCGCCAGTTTGGAGTCTACATCATAGCCTCCATCAAAATAAGCAACTACATCTGAAAATCCAACCTCAGATTCTTTTATCCATTTATTTATTTCTTTTTTTGTCCATTCTCTTCCATCCATATCATAAATGGACAGTCTTTTTACTCTTCCTGTTTTTTCAATATCTTCAGCAAGACGTAGAACAAGGCGTACGTCCATTTCTTCACTTTTAAAGATTGTCTCGATATGCTTTGGGGTATGATAATGCCATTCTAGCGTCATTTTCATAAAACAGGCCTCTCTCTCCACTTTCATACGCTAATAATTTTGTGTATTCTTATCTTATCACACAAAT
Proteins encoded:
- a CDS encoding DNA topoisomerase III, encoding MKLIIAEKPDQGLKLAAPFSFKKKEGYVEIPPQPMFPQGALLTWAVGHLCELLSPEEYDENWKRWSLQTLPIIPEKFQHKVSKAKWKQFQIVKKLVHHPEVTEVVMAGDAEREGEAIIRIILLVSNCNKPLKRLWISSLTPKAVQKGFENLLEEHETRNVYYEALSRSCADWLVGMNASRAYTLLLQQKGISDVFSTGRVQTPTLALIVKRELEIENFQSKPFWEVMANFRMDGKSYQGKWQKDDESRIETSEMAEKIAAFCKGKPATIAAIEKERKEFHPPFLFNLSSLQAIANSLYKYSPQKTLEIAQKLYVKGIISYPRSDSSFVTKEEAESFPEILQKLSGYASFQDFFPLPTKSIMNNKRYVNEKKVTDHYAIIPTEQVKDPAKLPEEEAKIYTLIVKRLIAAHFEKAIFDYTTIHTLVDQRAQFISKGKEQIQSGWRKVLVEKEKAQDEEEQDLPSLEKGETGLVEDIHVKEGKTQPPKRYTEGQLITVMKTAGKHLEDGELTKVLHKTEGLGTEATRAGIIGVLKNRNYIEVRKNQVFATNKGKLLIQSIGSSILASPEMTAKWEQRLHEIGQGNASPGEFMEQAKKLSVKLIEDAKKLSEEWNFTGIDKSEFTYKHKGKGKGRASSLGAKIGPCKKCDGNVIDKGSFYGCSNYKENQCDFTISKKILGKAISVTNAKKLLTEGKTEEIKGFKKGEKIFNANLEWKNEKVQFAFQNK
- the cspD gene encoding cold-shock protein CspD produces the protein MQNGKVKWFNNEKGFGFIEVEGGDDVFVHFSAITGEGFKSLEEGQEVSFEIVEGNRGPQAANVSKI
- a CDS encoding DUF2564 family protein; the encoded protein is MINNHEPNDVHTGYNDLQQVQVSIQSAEKMVGSATMSMDPDTLDHAKRAVSDARSLLHDAKANGTGLDTDFLQNCELTLAQCEHQLNEAQK
- a CDS encoding zinc-finger domain-containing protein, which codes for MMNRKKILMEVGEILDTYCTECLVKQALRKDHGKTHAQAFCINDCTVGAEIKRLGDQLVERN
- a CDS encoding reverse transcriptase-like protein, which translates into the protein MKMTLEWHYHTPKHIETIFKSEEMDVRLVLRLAEDIEKTGRVKRLSIYDMDGREWTKKEINKWIKESEVGFSDVVAYFDGGYDVDSKLAGIGNVVYYNQNRKDYRYRINARLEELVSNNEAEYAAFYFLVNQLEHLGIRAMDVTFKGDSLVVLNQLSGEWPCYDELFNRWLDRIEEKLKVLKIRATYQSISRKDNNEAHQLAKQALEGTPIESNMLM